In Pseudomonadota bacterium, the following are encoded in one genomic region:
- a CDS encoding Fic family protein, producing the protein MKKKNKQYSPPYEITPTILDLVERIGESLGRISLSRHTPSPTRLRRENRIQSIQASLNIEGNTLNLEQVTAVMDGKRVLGSPREIQEVRNAIAAYEQMEILDPGNREELCRMHALLMQGLIDDPGMLRKGSVGIKRGDDVVHIAPPAERVPFLLYDLLKWLENTREHPLISGSVFHYEFEFIHPFTDGNGRLGRLWQTLILGRWKPIFFMIPIESVIRDRQADYYGALQKADKTGSSTPFIEYLLNAILAACDQITGEATGEATGEVQGWTNTAGAGGPRAVEVMKLLKALKKPMNRAQLQARLKLKSQANFRERYLQPALAAGFIEMTIPDKPRSSKQKYRLTEKGRRLLQ; encoded by the coding sequence ATGAAAAAGAAAAACAAGCAATATTCCCCACCCTACGAAATCACCCCGACAATTCTTGATCTGGTTGAACGGATCGGCGAAAGTCTCGGGAGAATCAGTCTTTCCAGGCACACACCATCGCCCACCCGACTTCGTAGAGAAAACCGTATCCAATCAATACAGGCTTCTCTGAATATCGAAGGTAATACTCTCAATCTTGAACAGGTAACAGCCGTAATGGATGGCAAACGGGTTCTCGGTTCTCCCCGTGAGATCCAGGAGGTACGCAATGCTATTGCGGCATATGAGCAGATGGAAATACTTGATCCCGGAAACCGGGAAGAATTATGCCGGATGCATGCCTTGTTGATGCAGGGCCTGATCGATGACCCAGGCATGCTCAGGAAAGGAAGTGTCGGCATCAAACGTGGTGATGATGTGGTTCATATCGCCCCTCCTGCTGAGAGGGTTCCATTTCTACTGTACGACCTGCTGAAATGGCTTGAAAATACCCGGGAACATCCTTTGATTTCTGGATCGGTATTCCATTACGAATTTGAGTTCATTCATCCCTTCACGGACGGCAACGGTCGCCTGGGACGACTTTGGCAGACTCTGATTCTCGGACGCTGGAAACCGATTTTCTTTATGATTCCCATCGAAAGCGTCATCCGTGACCGACAGGCTGATTATTATGGAGCGCTCCAAAAGGCTGACAAGACCGGCAGTTCAACCCCATTTATTGAATATCTTCTGAACGCTATTCTAGCCGCCTGCGACCAGATCACAGGTGAAGCTACAGGTGAAGCTACAGGTGAAGTCCAAGGATGGACAAATACTGCGGGGGCAGGAGGTCCAAGAGCAGTAGAAGTCATGAAGCTCCTCAAGGCATTGAAAAAACCTATGAACAGGGCACAACTCCAAGCCCGATTAAAACTCAAAAGCCAGGCAAATTTCCGGGAACGCTACCTCCAACCCGCCCTTGCCGCCGGATTTATAGAAATGACCATCCCGGATAAACCCAGGAGCAGCAAACAGAAATACCGGCTGACTGAAAAGGGGAGAAGACTTTTGCAATGA
- a CDS encoding SPOR domain-containing protein codes for MKSSRIRKINLLSKFRKNGNSPLQMIPPKLRLPLVILLIALPVGAFFLLRGSDENNISSPPMVAAPQQAMENNSLEQLPQETVASAEPVAASPAEEIAIEIPKVTPVQRTEPADNQSRTSFALHAGTGVARNHFQKLQKIAERLGLPLELHADEQKVNMTRLYLGSYQAPAAEELLKKLQKDTFSSFAIHQDGKIAIYGGSYYYSVNARIHKAKLEGKGYTVEEITTKQTMPVYTAYLGNFASKDEAARFKGSSKEPTIKEMEITEIPDTTAE; via the coding sequence ATGAAAAGTTCACGAATCCGCAAGATAAATCTTCTCAGCAAATTCCGAAAGAATGGCAATTCACCTTTGCAGATGATTCCCCCAAAATTACGTCTTCCTCTTGTTATTCTTCTGATAGCTCTGCCGGTTGGGGCTTTTTTCTTGTTAAGAGGGAGCGATGAAAACAACATATCCTCGCCTCCCATGGTTGCCGCGCCACAGCAAGCTATGGAAAATAACAGTTTGGAACAACTCCCGCAAGAAACAGTCGCCAGTGCAGAGCCTGTTGCAGCTTCTCCTGCTGAAGAAATCGCCATAGAAATCCCAAAAGTAACACCAGTTCAACGCACTGAACCTGCCGACAATCAAAGCAGAACATCGTTTGCTCTTCATGCAGGAACAGGTGTAGCCAGAAATCACTTTCAGAAACTGCAAAAAATTGCAGAACGGCTGGGTCTTCCCCTTGAGCTACATGCCGATGAACAGAAAGTAAACATGACCCGGCTCTACCTCGGATCGTACCAGGCGCCTGCAGCAGAGGAACTGTTAAAGAAATTACAGAAAGATACCTTCAGCTCTTTTGCAATTCATCAGGACGGAAAAATCGCTATTTATGGAGGATCATATTATTACTCGGTAAATGCCCGGATCCATAAAGCGAAACTTGAGGGAAAAGGATATACCGTGGAGGAAATAACCACGAAACAAACCATGCCGGTATATACGGCTTATCTCGGTAATTTTGCTTCCAAAGACGAGGCGGCACGCTTCAAGGGCAGCTCAAAAGAGCCGACAATAAAAGAAATGGAGATTACAGAAATTCCGGATACAACGGCCGAGTAA
- the amrS gene encoding AmmeMemoRadiSam system radical SAM enzyme, whose product MKKLLRRHLLKTGAALLASTAVPEVTCAFWSLPEKGKLPSGPADIRGEIFKNDAPKELWKWSHEGFLYSKLGDKQVRCGVCPHRCLLSPGDRSICRSKVNMDGTLYSLTYGNPCSVHVDPIEKKPLFHFMPKTRAFSIATTGCNFRCLNCQNWEISQMKPHEVRHSELFPKDVVAEARRTGCQSIAYTYSEATTYFEYMIDTARIAQELGINNLWVSNGYINREPLLELCKVLNAANVNIKSLSDDIYRKLNGGRVEPVLNTFKTLHEQGVHFEMTNLVVPGYVDAPDMVKKMCNWILQTLGPDYPLHFLRFFPKYKLDRLPPTPVSTLTRFRELAMSEGIRYVYVGNVANHDGNNTYCHNCKKILIERTGYLIPTFNMVGDKCRFCNTVIPGVWT is encoded by the coding sequence ATGAAAAAACTCCTTCGGCGACATCTTCTTAAAACAGGCGCGGCGCTGCTGGCATCAACGGCGGTGCCGGAGGTGACCTGCGCCTTCTGGTCCCTGCCTGAAAAAGGCAAATTACCTTCCGGGCCGGCGGATATCCGCGGCGAAATCTTTAAAAACGATGCCCCCAAAGAATTATGGAAATGGTCCCACGAAGGCTTTCTTTACAGCAAGCTCGGCGATAAACAAGTCAGGTGCGGCGTCTGTCCGCACCGCTGCCTGCTCTCCCCCGGCGACCGCAGCATCTGCCGCTCCAAGGTAAACATGGACGGCACACTGTACTCACTGACTTACGGCAATCCCTGTTCTGTTCATGTCGACCCCATTGAAAAAAAACCGCTGTTTCACTTCATGCCAAAAACCAGGGCCTTTTCCATTGCCACAACCGGATGCAATTTCCGCTGCCTCAATTGCCAGAACTGGGAAATATCGCAGATGAAACCCCATGAGGTGCGTCATTCCGAACTCTTTCCCAAAGACGTGGTTGCAGAGGCCAGGAGGACCGGATGCCAATCAATTGCCTACACCTATTCCGAGGCCACGACTTATTTTGAATATATGATCGACACGGCCCGCATCGCCCAGGAACTGGGGATCAATAATCTTTGGGTCTCAAACGGCTATATCAACCGGGAGCCGCTCCTTGAACTGTGCAAGGTGCTCAATGCCGCCAACGTCAACATCAAGTCCCTGAGCGATGATATTTACCGGAAACTCAATGGCGGCAGGGTTGAGCCGGTTCTCAACACCTTTAAAACATTGCATGAACAGGGGGTGCATTTCGAGATGACCAACCTGGTGGTCCCCGGCTATGTGGACGCCCCCGACATGGTTAAAAAAATGTGCAACTGGATCCTTCAGACCCTGGGCCCGGACTACCCGCTCCACTTCCTGCGCTTCTTCCCCAAATACAAACTGGACCGGCTGCCGCCCACCCCGGTCTCCACATTAACTCGGTTTCGGGAGCTTGCCATGAGTGAAGGAATCCGTTACGTGTATGTTGGCAATGTCGCCAATCACGACGGCAACAACACCTACTGCCATAACTGCAAAAAAATCCTCATCGAACGCACAGGCTACCTGATTCCAACTTTCAATATGGTTGGCGACAAATGCAGGTTTTGCAATACGGTGATTCCCGGCGTCTGGACTTGA
- the amrB gene encoding AmmeMemoRadiSam system protein B, which yields MNTPHNKSKISSPYPVLFILAFFCLIFLAADKLRAAEIRKPVFAGTFYPAAEQDLRQNIQLLAAKAEHSRPAIPPDKSLKALIMPHAGYIYSGLTAAHAALVLQNQSFAKVIILAPDHRVGFTDAAVSAVLAYETPLGLIKLHADAQHLRNQTGFRAVPASDESEHSLEVILPFLQMYLGNFELVPIILGPSSIEMITASLLPLLKPDTLLVASSDLSHYLPYDAAVKKDNETIQSILDLHPGLLIKNDNRACGTIPIQILMNIARHKSWEPVLLHYSNSGDTAGDKTGVVGYTAIAFYGDTTMQENENPTGKFTESQGLALVELARQTISMKLGRNIDGKTGKKLQARLDAPPLKEKHGTFVTLHLDGQLRGCIGNLQASESIIDGIKTNAVNAAFGDPRFSPLTADELDKIDIEISILSEPKPLAYTDGRDLIAKLRPGIDGVIIRQGFRSATFLPQVWDQLARPEEFLSYLCRKAGLPTDAWQSSGLEVLTYQVQYFEEHK from the coding sequence ATGAATACGCCACACAATAAATCAAAGATCTCCTCTCCGTACCCGGTTCTTTTCATCCTCGCATTTTTCTGTCTAATTTTTCTAGCCGCTGACAAATTACGTGCCGCAGAGATCAGAAAACCGGTATTCGCCGGGACTTTCTATCCCGCCGCAGAGCAGGATCTCAGGCAAAATATTCAACTCCTCGCCGCCAAGGCTGAGCACTCTCGCCCTGCCATTCCTCCAGATAAATCCCTCAAAGCTTTGATCATGCCCCATGCAGGATACATATATTCCGGTCTCACCGCAGCGCATGCCGCATTGGTGCTCCAGAACCAATCCTTTGCAAAGGTAATTATTCTTGCCCCGGACCATCGGGTCGGCTTCACTGATGCAGCGGTCAGTGCAGTTTTGGCCTATGAAACACCCCTTGGCCTGATCAAGCTGCACGCCGATGCCCAGCATCTTCGCAATCAAACTGGATTCAGGGCTGTGCCGGCATCCGATGAATCGGAACATTCTCTGGAGGTCATCCTCCCTTTTCTGCAGATGTATCTTGGCAACTTCGAACTTGTGCCCATTATCCTGGGTCCGAGCTCAATTGAGATGATCACCGCCTCACTGTTACCGCTGCTTAAACCTGATACCCTGCTTGTCGCGAGTTCGGATCTTTCCCACTACCTGCCTTATGATGCGGCAGTAAAAAAAGACAATGAAACCATCCAGAGCATCCTGGATCTGCATCCGGGGCTGCTCATAAAAAATGACAACCGCGCCTGTGGCACCATTCCCATCCAGATCCTGATGAATATTGCCAGACATAAAAGCTGGGAACCGGTTCTGCTGCATTATTCAAACAGCGGCGATACCGCCGGGGACAAAACCGGGGTTGTCGGTTATACTGCCATTGCATTTTACGGAGACACTACTATGCAGGAAAATGAAAACCCAACCGGTAAATTTACCGAGTCTCAGGGCCTGGCCCTGGTGGAACTTGCCCGTCAGACCATCAGTATGAAACTGGGCAGGAATATTGATGGAAAAACCGGAAAAAAACTCCAGGCAAGGCTCGATGCCCCACCCTTGAAAGAAAAACACGGCACCTTTGTCACCCTGCATCTTGACGGCCAGCTTCGCGGCTGCATCGGCAACCTCCAGGCCTCGGAATCCATTATTGACGGAATCAAGACAAATGCGGTGAATGCAGCGTTCGGGGATCCACGTTTCAGCCCTTTAACCGCAGATGAACTGGATAAAATTGATATTGAAATAAGCATCTTGAGCGAACCAAAACCCCTGGCATACACAGACGGCAGGGATCTTATTGCCAAACTGCGTCCCGGCATTGACGGTGTCATCATCCGCCAGGGATTCCGCAGTGCGACATTTCTGCCCCAGGTCTGGGACCAGCTTGCCCGGCCGGAGGAGTTTCTTTCGTATCTCTGCAGAAAGGCCGGGCTGCCCACCGATGCCTGGCAGTCCTCAGGCCTGGAAGTATTGACTTACCAGGTCCAATACTTTGAAGAACATAAATGA
- a CDS encoding Fe-S cluster assembly protein HesB, giving the protein MLEVTELATKNLKSYMEQNNLDSALRIAIMQGG; this is encoded by the coding sequence ATGCTGGAAGTAACTGAGCTGGCAACAAAAAATTTGAAGTCCTACATGGAGCAGAACAATCTGGACTCCGCTCTCAGGATAGCAATTATGCAAGGCGGCTGA
- a CDS encoding ATP-dependent 6-phosphofructokinase: protein MKKIVISTGGGDAPGLNAVIYAVVKAANSRGWEVYGSRGGYLGLLDTEELMRLTPEIVEDIIPLGGTIIGSTNKGNPFAMPVENLAGEIQIRDVSDRVMSNFKRMGFFCHIAVGGDGSLEIAHRFAKEKGMPVIGVPKTIDNDLESTQLTFGFDTAVSTATEAIDKLHSTAKSHDRVMVVEVMGRESGWIALNSGISGGADIILIPEIPFTMEKVCEKISENELHGKHYAIVVVAEGAGSSESGVVWKKSKEQCAPGRQEALLGGIGEWVANEVCIRTKKDTRSLVLGHLQRGGSPTTFDRLLALRFGAAAVRMAEAEQFDHMVALAGGDMKSVPLEEAIKGRKKVNLDNDKIATAREIGICLGD, encoded by the coding sequence ATGAAGAAAATTGTCATTTCCACAGGCGGGGGGGATGCTCCCGGTTTGAATGCGGTTATTTATGCTGTTGTTAAAGCCGCAAACTCCAGGGGCTGGGAAGTGTATGGAAGCCGTGGTGGCTACCTGGGACTCCTGGACACAGAAGAATTGATGCGTCTGACCCCCGAGATAGTCGAAGATATCATTCCCCTTGGTGGGACGATCATCGGTTCAACAAATAAGGGTAATCCTTTCGCCATGCCTGTTGAAAATCTCGCCGGTGAAATACAGATTCGCGATGTTTCGGATCGGGTGATGAGTAATTTCAAGCGGATGGGGTTTTTCTGTCATATTGCAGTTGGTGGGGACGGCAGCCTGGAGATAGCCCATCGGTTTGCCAAGGAAAAAGGCATGCCGGTGATCGGCGTGCCTAAAACCATTGATAACGATCTGGAATCAACCCAATTGACTTTCGGATTTGATACAGCGGTTTCTACTGCAACCGAAGCAATTGATAAGCTCCACTCAACCGCCAAATCCCATGATCGGGTTATGGTGGTTGAGGTCATGGGCCGTGAGTCCGGCTGGATTGCACTCAACTCCGGGATCTCCGGTGGCGCCGATATCATTCTCATCCCTGAAATTCCTTTTACCATGGAGAAGGTTTGCGAGAAGATCAGTGAAAATGAATTGCATGGCAAGCATTATGCCATTGTCGTTGTTGCAGAGGGCGCCGGCTCTTCGGAGTCCGGTGTTGTTTGGAAGAAAAGCAAGGAGCAATGCGCCCCCGGTCGCCAGGAGGCTTTGCTTGGCGGGATCGGGGAGTGGGTGGCCAACGAGGTCTGCATCAGGACGAAAAAGGATACCCGGTCATTGGTTCTCGGCCATCTCCAGCGCGGCGGCTCGCCCACTACATTCGACCGTCTGCTGGCCTTGCGATTCGGCGCCGCTGCGGTGCGGATGGCTGAAGCCGAGCAGTTTGACCATATGGTGGCACTGGCTGGCGGCGATATGAAATCAGTGCCCCTGGAAGAAGCGATTAAAGGCAGGAAAAAAGTTAATCTGGATAATGACAAGATTGCAACCGCCCGGGAGATCGGCATCTGCCTGGGAGACTAA
- a CDS encoding HNH endonuclease, with translation MINEFDSMAGVDDETIRRERATARELRKSRWWLNKISSGRCHYCGMQGKPKELTMDHLVPLARGGSSTKNNLVPTCKTCNTIKKTMLPLEWEEYMESLSQEK, from the coding sequence ATGATCAACGAATTTGATTCCATGGCCGGGGTGGATGACGAAACAATCCGCCGTGAACGCGCAACCGCCCGGGAACTCAGAAAATCCCGCTGGTGGCTGAATAAAATTTCCAGCGGCAGGTGCCATTATTGCGGTATGCAGGGCAAACCCAAGGAATTGACCATGGATCATCTTGTCCCCCTTGCCCGGGGGGGCTCAAGCACCAAAAACAATCTGGTCCCTACCTGCAAGACTTGCAATACCATAAAGAAAACAATGCTGCCGCTGGAATGGGAAGAATATATGGAGAGTCTTTCTCAGGAAAAATGA
- a CDS encoding bifunctional folylpolyglutamate synthase/dihydrofolate synthase has protein sequence MNYKEAWSFLDNLQFFKIKLGLESMSQFLESVGQPQEKLRFIHVAGTNGKGSVAATLLTLLSKAGYKTGLYTSPHLSSVRERFRINDAYISQEDFAQHAGRIREILNDIQITYFEFTTALALLWFADRQVDIAIMEVGLGGRLDATNVITPLVSIITNVSMDHEAYLGNTLEEIASEKAGIIKPGIPVVSGVAEDVSREVVIDTCDKRHAPLYVFGRDFSMEKKLVTHLYHGIDQRTVDNLLPRLKGNHQTMNTAVALAALEILEHNNFKVNEDIIRQGLSEVHWPGRLEYFRLPDENGRQYLLDGAHNPAGIISLVEALAQEFSYERLILVWACMSDKDIAKTLSAIAPISEVIIFTMPESERSATPEKLTSILAADQRHKAMASKSVAHALDIAAQNASEHDLICVAGSLYLVGAARKILQGELISNDQRI, from the coding sequence ATGAATTATAAAGAAGCGTGGAGTTTTCTCGACAATCTGCAGTTTTTCAAGATCAAGCTTGGTCTTGAGAGCATGAGCCAATTTCTTGAAAGCGTTGGCCAACCACAGGAAAAGCTCAGATTCATCCATGTTGCCGGCACCAACGGCAAGGGTTCGGTTGCCGCAACCCTGCTGACATTGCTTTCCAAGGCTGGCTATAAAACCGGTCTCTACACTTCGCCGCATCTGAGTTCGGTGCGCGAACGCTTCCGAATTAATGATGCCTATATCTCTCAGGAAGATTTTGCTCAGCATGCCGGCAGGATTCGCGAGATTCTTAATGACATCCAGATCACCTATTTTGAATTCACCACGGCCTTGGCCCTGCTGTGGTTTGCAGACCGGCAGGTGGATATCGCCATCATGGAAGTGGGCTTGGGCGGCAGGCTGGATGCCACCAACGTCATCACGCCGCTGGTAAGCATCATCACCAATGTTTCCATGGACCATGAAGCATATCTCGGAAACACCCTTGAGGAAATTGCATCAGAAAAGGCCGGAATCATCAAACCCGGCATTCCTGTGGTATCAGGGGTTGCCGAAGATGTGTCCCGTGAGGTAGTTATTGATACCTGCGACAAGCGCCATGCGCCCCTTTATGTCTTTGGCCGGGATTTTTCCATGGAGAAAAAACTGGTTACGCATCTGTACCATGGCATCGACCAGAGAACGGTGGACAATCTCTTACCCCGGCTCAAAGGCAACCATCAGACGATGAACACGGCGGTAGCCCTGGCAGCCCTTGAAATCCTTGAGCACAATAATTTCAAGGTGAATGAGGATATAATCAGGCAGGGCCTTAGCGAGGTTCACTGGCCGGGAAGGCTGGAATATTTCCGTCTGCCGGACGAAAACGGCAGGCAATATCTTCTTGACGGCGCTCATAATCCGGCAGGGATCATCAGCCTGGTTGAGGCCCTGGCCCAGGAATTTTCCTATGAAAGGCTGATTCTGGTCTGGGCCTGTATGTCGGACAAGGATATTGCCAAGACCCTTTCGGCTATCGCGCCAATCAGTGAGGTGATTATCTTTACCATGCCTGAGTCCGAGCGCTCGGCAACCCCGGAAAAGCTCACCTCCATACTTGCCGCCGACCAGCGGCACAAGGCCATGGCATCAAAATCCGTAGCCCATGCCTTGGACATTGCCGCGCAGAATGCCTCTGAACATGACCTGATCTGCGTTGCCGGCTCATTGTATCTGGTGGGCGCCGCCCGAAAAATATTGCAGGGGGAATTAATCTCAAATGATCAACGAATTTGA
- a CDS encoding ATP-dependent helicase, with protein sequence MQQSLFSSGPSPAKSTASVITRQALNEAQYQAVTSKDGPVLVIAGAGSGKTRTLVYRVAFLVEQGILPENILLLTFTRKAAQEMLHRASLLLDETCRQVTGGTFHAVANLLLRRYAGIIGYPNNFTILDQADAEGIINLIKSSLELGGAGKRFPSKRVIINIFSRAVNKAISLDDVIENQYAHLSEYFDDLVRIRDHYKKFKMEHGLMDYDDLLVNWQTILADYPEARQEIAARFQYILVDEYQDTNPIQARIVRLLAHKHDNVMVVGDDAQSIYSFRGADFRNIMDFPSIFPGATIVRLEENYRSTQKILSTTNAIIDNAREKYTKTLFSNIEGGDTPVLFGARNESEQARFIVETILAIHKKGTALNDIAVLFRSGFHSYKLELELANRQIIFEKRGGQKLTESAHTKDVLSYLRIITNPSDNLSWNRILLQIDKIGPKTAGKILEYIKGSEDPTAALARYPGGAKWQHGLQSLSDVLTALYDPNLSPVQQFDLVMDYYRPIFERIFHDDYPRRSKDLDQLREILQGYESLQGFIDDTALDPPAAGDMGTLDDDRMILSTIHSAKGLEWDTVFIIHLTEGKFPPAQAFLPEHFEEERRLLYVAATRAKNRLFLTYPREVMSPEHYMTMGTISPLVAEIPPSLLSKPGAAGVDFPREKTAADRPIPQNDSKDEFAVGASVRHPFFGEGKILSLAGPRTVNVFFNRHGNKTLHLDYAKLEHV encoded by the coding sequence ATGCAACAATCACTTTTTTCTTCAGGTCCATCTCCGGCAAAATCCACAGCCTCGGTTATTACCCGCCAGGCCCTCAATGAAGCCCAATACCAGGCGGTAACCAGCAAAGACGGGCCGGTGCTGGTGATTGCCGGAGCCGGAAGCGGCAAGACCCGCACCCTGGTGTACCGGGTGGCATTTCTTGTTGAACAGGGGATTTTGCCGGAAAATATTCTGCTGCTCACCTTTACCCGGAAAGCAGCTCAGGAAATGCTGCATCGTGCAAGCCTGCTCCTTGACGAAACCTGCCGGCAGGTCACGGGCGGCACATTCCATGCCGTGGCCAATCTGCTTCTCAGACGATACGCGGGCATCATCGGCTATCCGAACAATTTCACCATTCTCGACCAGGCTGATGCCGAAGGGATTATCAACCTGATCAAATCATCTCTTGAGCTTGGCGGCGCCGGCAAACGCTTTCCCTCCAAACGGGTGATCATCAATATCTTCAGCCGCGCGGTGAACAAGGCCATCAGCCTTGACGATGTCATCGAGAATCAATACGCCCACCTTTCGGAATACTTTGATGACCTTGTCCGCATCCGTGATCATTATAAAAAATTCAAGATGGAACACGGCCTGATGGATTATGACGATCTGCTGGTCAACTGGCAGACAATCCTTGCCGATTACCCGGAAGCCCGGCAAGAGATTGCCGCGAGATTTCAATACATCCTGGTTGACGAATACCAGGACACCAACCCGATCCAGGCCAGAATAGTCAGGCTGCTCGCCCACAAGCACGATAATGTCATGGTGGTTGGTGATGATGCGCAATCGATCTATTCTTTCAGGGGAGCGGATTTCAGAAATATCATGGACTTTCCGTCGATATTTCCTGGGGCAACCATCGTCAGGCTTGAAGAGAATTACCGGAGCACCCAGAAAATCCTTTCGACCACCAATGCGATCATCGACAATGCCAGGGAAAAATACACCAAAACCCTGTTCAGCAATATAGAAGGTGGCGACACGCCTGTTCTTTTCGGGGCGCGGAATGAATCCGAGCAGGCCCGCTTCATTGTCGAGACAATTCTTGCCATACACAAGAAAGGTACGGCGTTGAATGATATCGCGGTGCTTTTTCGATCGGGATTCCATTCCTACAAACTGGAACTTGAACTTGCCAACCGGCAGATTATCTTTGAAAAGCGCGGCGGCCAGAAGCTCACCGAATCGGCCCACACCAAGGACGTGCTCTCATACTTACGGATCATCACCAATCCCAGTGACAATCTTTCCTGGAACCGGATTCTCCTGCAAATCGACAAGATCGGCCCCAAGACCGCCGGAAAAATACTGGAATACATCAAGGGCTCCGAGGATCCGACGGCAGCGCTGGCCCGGTACCCAGGCGGTGCAAAATGGCAGCATGGACTGCAATCGTTAAGCGATGTCCTTACCGCTCTTTACGACCCGAACCTCTCCCCGGTGCAGCAATTTGATCTGGTAATGGACTATTACCGGCCGATTTTTGAAAGAATATTTCACGATGATTATCCGCGCCGGAGCAAGGACCTTGATCAATTGCGGGAGATACTTCAGGGCTACGAATCCCTGCAGGGCTTTATTGATGATACGGCCCTTGACCCGCCTGCTGCAGGAGACATGGGAACCCTTGACGATGACCGGATGATCCTCTCGACCATTCACTCGGCAAAAGGCCTTGAATGGGACACGGTATTTATCATTCATCTCACCGAGGGTAAATTCCCCCCGGCCCAGGCCTTTCTGCCCGAACATTTTGAAGAAGAACGCCGCCTGCTCTATGTCGCGGCAACCCGCGCCAAGAACCGGCTCTTTCTCACCTATCCCAGAGAAGTCATGTCTCCAGAACATTATATGACCATGGGAACCATCTCGCCCCTTGTTGCGGAGATTCCGCCATCCCTGCTCAGTAAACCGGGGGCTGCCGGCGTTGATTTTCCCAGGGAAAAGACCGCTGCTGACCGGCCAATTCCGCAAAATGACAGCAAGGATGAATTCGCTGTGGGCGCAAGCGTCCGCCACCCTTTTTTCGGCGAGGGCAAGATCCTTTCCCTGGCAGGACCCCGAACCGTAAACGTATTTTTTAACCGCCATGGCAACAAAACACTGCACCTTGATTATGCCAAACTGGAGCATGTTTGA
- a CDS encoding pancreas/duodenum homeobox protein 1: MALDDIDGLFTEEKLRELFPAERADGFFDALFGDASEGSYDIKLAYKGSRADALLFELHLLERPGKCLACNLTYGLPEVFSRHPVINIKGVVAEVETLLGGKAKCSGWELGNTISQSKSRHIIPLIIKLG, translated from the coding sequence ATGGCACTAGATGATATCGATGGATTGTTTACTGAGGAAAAATTGCGTGAGCTTTTCCCGGCTGAGCGGGCGGATGGTTTCTTTGATGCGCTGTTCGGCGATGCCAGCGAAGGCTCTTACGATATTAAGCTTGCATACAAGGGCAGTAGGGCAGATGCTCTCCTCTTTGAACTGCATTTGCTGGAACGGCCGGGAAAATGTCTGGCCTGCAATCTTACCTATGGCTTACCCGAGGTTTTTTCAAGACATCCGGTGATCAACATAAAAGGTGTGGTTGCGGAAGTTGAGACTCTGCTGGGCGGCAAGGCCAAATGTAGCGGCTGGGAGCTTGGCAACACCATTTCCCAGTCAAAGAGCCGGCACATTATTCCATTGATCATCAAGCTCGGCTGA